aaaatatgaaaatgtgaGTTGAGATACTAAACAGGCCCTAATTTCGCCAAAAACATTAGAAAATGCTCCTTCAATCTCAACTTTTCAACTCCATTCATAAAAGTCCATTCAATCAAAACGAtgaaccaactaattaaaatttgtcTTTTAAGGCACAAGGGAAGGGTTGATTGAAGTCTCCattgtcaaaattttcatgGCAAAATATTACTTCGCATGGCAGCTTctgtatactttttttttttttttgaaaaaacagaAAGATGTCATAAACTTTATCCACGTGATGATTAACATTTCGTAATTTCATAATTGGACTTGGGTATGGTCCAAGCGGTGACCATAATACTTGTCTCTCTTTGGTCTTGGAATTCTAGTCAGCATTCCACCTTCTTAGAAATCCAGTATTGacagatcaaaaaaaaaaaatccagtgtTGAATGGTGAGTACTGGTAAACCATGCATGcatctatcccaaaaaaaaaatattttaggatcACAAATTTAGCCACAACTATTTTATGCGGTTGATTGTGATATGTGAGTggtggaaaagaaaaagttatgaGTTTATGTAAAAATGCCAAACAACTAATTATAGTCTGTCATATAAGATAGTTGTAGAAAAAAGTGTAATTAAATTTGTGGTTCTAAAATAGCTCATCAAActattcaaaggaaaaaaaaacaagaataatatatatatattttttttaaatcaagatCATATTCaacttgattaattttttttaggtgcTTTTTTTCAAgtacatcctttttttttctaaatacggtacttttattcaatttatttatttgcaaaaACGTGGATATTGATTTAGGGCTTGTTTagcaatataatttaaatacaattttcttttttcaaatatcaaataaaaaaaattgtggactGTACAAAAGAATATTTGTTTGGCACTTATCCtctaaaaacatttttaggAAACTAATCTCCTAATTGATTGTAGAGAGCAAtatgttttggaaaaaaaaaaaaaaaacctttaaggGTGTTTTTGTGTTgagattcaatttttaaacttaccgttaattaaaacaataatgttgttgttatctctctctctctctctctcattttattcTCCACACATAttgtggtattttttttattgcatgagaaattgagaacaattttAAGACGAACAAACATGCAAAATAGATGGATTTGTGTTTTGCAGGtaagaaaaatcttttgttttcaaaatagtgtggaaataattttcaaaaattgaatttaaaactagtttttagataataatatttACATTATAAATGTTTGGTTCCCACTTTTAAGAATagttttcaaaatacaaaaaaaaaaaaagaaaaaaaaaagagatgtttGGGATACCATCctacttaaaaattgaaatgtgAAAATAGAgctcatgtatttttttttggataatgacaagctttaaatttaaaaggcaagaatttttttgtgataaaaataaactctttaattttagagacataaaattttggacaaatctcactatttttaatttatttacaactttaccattaaaaacattttttatatcttgaaaaaaatttgctaaCCTGCATTGAAAGTCCTATTTTGAatcaaaataggaaaataatataaacaattttctaaaaatcataTTTAGATCGGTTTAGGattcgtttattttgttgaaactgaaatttttttattaaaaatactatagctaaatataaaaattagatcAAGAGTAACATAAATggacaaaaataaacaaacacttAAACATCATCAGCAAATAGTAATAGATTTAAATGCGGATCCCACCATTTTctgatttctaaaataaaacTCTATTTAAATCCTCTTACAACTTTCTTGTCATCCATGTTATAGTTATCCACAAATAAAGACTGCCCAGTCGAAAAAGCTAGCAAACTCTTTGAACttatctgtaaaaaaaaaacatacaaactattttttttttttaaaaagaaagaaattccAAGTAAAATCCCAAAATACCCTctaagttccttttttttttctttttacaaagtAACTGTCAAAAAAACCTGAGATTCCCTCCCCTCTAAAAAGTAGTCACTTTGGTCCCAACCCCAACCCAACTCTACACATCACCTCCACCTCTGGACTCTCCCAACTCCCActcctctttttcttcatctcctcaaaATCATCCACACACTGTTTCAACTTCATCTTCTTAACTCGCTTCCTCGACTCAGCGAGTTTTTTTCCGGCGACTCGGTCAAAAATTTTCTCCCACCCTTTTTCCCAGTCCCCATGCGCGTCGCAGAGCTGAAGCGCCCCGTTCCTCCAGTTGGTCCAGCTCCACCCTTTGTAAAGCGATAGCATCACGTTGGCCACGCACTTGTCTTGACACGCCGGCGTGCACGGCCTGCACTTCGCCCCACTCAGTGGGCCCGGGCTCGAAATCGCCGCCACCGGAACGCCGTAGGGGGACGGCGGAAACGAGTATTTCCGGTCGGACACAATGCAGAATGGGAGGCGTTTGGCGATGTAAGGGACGCCGAGGGTGCTGAGTTGGAACTTGAACGATGCCTCCGAGTTGAGTTGGTGGTACCCGGCCGAGTCGAGCTTCGGGATTAGCGCGAGTCGCGAGAGTGCCACCGTGGAGGTGTTGAAATCGCCGATTCCGAGTCGGTCGTTGAGTCCGCCGAATGTGGATCCGGGCGGGACCAAGTATTTGCCCGGGACGAAGTTTCTCGGGTCGAGCGGGGCGTTCCAGTACCCGTCGACTCGGGTTCGGACTATCCAGTcgtatttgaagtttttttcttcttggtaCGCTTTGATCATTGTTAGGCAACCCTCCACCAGGTTGAAGTATTGCAAGAGGccctaaaatgaaaaagaattgTAAATAAGAGGGGGCTTTGTTGCAATTAAGATAAATTGAAATGTAGTAGTGTCGCAATCCACGTAGATTGTGAGTGTGACCCCGTAACAAGAAGCTGGATATGCAACTCTGCCGTGTACCGTATTAAATGTGTATttagataccacttattttgttgaaaactgaaaataataataataaagttattgTTTAAGCTTTGATTATTGTTTATATGCTTGATTATACTATCATAAAACATAAACAGTACAATAGgcattggtaaaaaaaaaaaaaaagttgaaaacacaaacacaaggaTAAGGATGCGCAAACCAAACAAACGCTAAATATAAAGGATAAGGATGCGCAAACCAAACAAACGCTAAATATaaagggtccggttaatgtgtgcccttagggcacacattaagttttctgtttttaaaaacattttctcgagaattgaaaaagtaaattgaaaaagtaatgacagctttttcaattcccgaaaaaatattttcaaaaacagaaaacttaatgtgtgcccttagggcacacattagtaaaatccaaatataaaatataaaatagtgTTTACTAAGAATTTGGACTTTTCGTAGTTTAAGTTGGATTTGTACCAATCAAGAGGGTTTAggttattttaataaaattcaaccccccaaaatttaaaaaaaaaattcaacccccaaaaattaaaaaaagtagaaTAAAAAACTCTTCAGATGGAAAAACAACAAGGTGTTTCGAACGCATGCATCTTCACACTCACATGATGGACCCTATACTTGTGGGGTCCACTCTCATATGAGTGTGAAAATATATGCATCCGAAACACCTTATACCACTACATTCGGATGgttggttgaaaagaaaatgcTCAACTTCCATGGGAGAGTATCAATGGTAAGTCgagggaagaaaaaataaataaaggacaaaatttgaGTATAATATCTTAGGTACTATTtcttaaatttgtattttaagaCTTGGTCATGtggttatttaattaaaaaaatacacttttatctcatgagaaaaaatttaCATAGCAAAATCTTAAGAGGCAGAACAGACAATACTTAAATATTGTATCTAAGTCTTaactaatataaaataataataataaacacatttattgaattttggcAACTTCTTTGGAATTATGCcatggacaattttttttttttaccaatccACTTTTAAAAAATCTTCATTTAACTTATTAAGTGATGATTTATATAAAGGTTATATTAATGAGTAATTCTAAGATATTCTCAAAGTACGATGAacgatgttttttttttttcacgtttAGAATAAAGTCCATATCATAAATATAAGAAGCATCATTTTTGCTATTATCTGAAAGTaactaagtattttttttttttttttttttttttttttttggtaaacagaCGATTCATTACGAAAAAACTAAGCCATTACAACAGGATCAGAGCACTGCCTATTGAAGAACATGCCCGAAAAATCATCCATAAACACATTTATCATGTCCTCAGGCGGActaagaaaggaaagaaaatcaaAGTCTTGCTCAGCGCCCTTCCTAGCCAGCACATCCGCACACCGGTTAGCTTCGCGATAGCAATGCTTGAATTGGATCCGATGGAATTGAGTCACCAGCTGCCTACAGTCTTCCAATATAGGAGATATGACATTGTtctcataatttaaattaagtAAAGCATCCACAATTGCTTTGGCATCAAGCTCTATAATCAAAGAAGGAAGATGTAAGTTGCTGCAAAGAATTAAGCCATCTCTCAGCCCCCATAATTCAGCCATAAAGCTGTTAGTTGCACCGATACGCCTGGAAAAACCAGCCATCCATTCACCCCTGTCATCTCTAACAAGTCCTCCACACCCAGCTGAACCCGAGTGAGTGCACAGTGCTCCATCAGTGTTCAATTTAGCCCATCCCTCAGGAGGTCTTTCCCAACAGATTCTTTTGATGACTTTACGGATTGGACTTCTAGGAGAGTAAACACAATACAAAAATTCTTCAGTTTGTTTGATTATCTCAGCAGCCAGCCCTGGGTTTTGGGTCTTCCTTTTAAAAACAAAGTTATTTCTACTTTTCCAAACATTCCAAATCGCAAAAGGAAAGATCATACTCCAAGGAGGCTTTCCAAAGATGAGACTCTTAGACATTCTTCCATTTGCATTTAGCCACTCCTGCAGATTTGCATTCCAAAAGTCGCGGTTTGTAGCTTGAATTCCCAGGTAGCACCAAACAGCTTTGACAGAGGAGCAGTCCCTGAGAGCATGAAGAATTGACTCCGGTTCCCTTTGACAAACAGGACACATCTCATCATTTATCACTCCCCTTCGCACCAAACAACTTTTCACTCCAATACTATTGTGTGAGCACATCCAAAGAAAAGTCTTAATACGAGGCAGAGTTTTCGCTTTCCAAATCCAGTTAGCAGAAAAAGGAAGAGCTGGTACATCCTCCATGGCAAGGCTGTAAGCACTTTTAAGGTCAAAAATACCTCTGGGATTTCCTGCCCATGTAAGCTTGTCCCCACCCCTACCTGTCAAGGACAATGGCGTGGCTTGGATCATCATCTTGATGCCTGATGGGAGGTCAAAAGGGATTTGATCCCAATCCCACCCTGTGTCCTTTATAATATCCTTTACTACTAAACCTTCAGCTCCCCTAGGTAGTGGACCTTGAATGAGGTGCCTAAGAGGCCCCATCTCTGTCCAGCAACTTTGCCAAAGGTTCAGAGTGCTATCTCTCCCTATAGCCCATTTACTACCTTTAGTAAAGACCTCCATGCCTTTCTTCATTGCTCTCCAAGTTTGAGAACATGGCAGCCTATTTGCATTGATGGTGTTTACTCTCCTTTGGTTGCAATACTTCATTCTGAGCACTTCGGCCCACGGTTTGCCCCTCTCCATGTGGAATCTCCAATTTAATTTAGCAAGCAAAGCAACATTTCTGCCTTTGGCTGCTTGCAGCCCCAGACCTCCTTCCTCCTTCGGTTTGGCCACCTTGTGCCATCCAACCCAGTGGATTTTCTTGGCTGTATCAGAGGAACCCCATAAAAAATTCCGGTTGACCCGATCAATACCATCTAAAATTTTCTGAGGAAGATACACACTTTGCATGACATAAGAAGGTATAGTGGCTGAAGAAGCTTGAATAAGAACCGAGCGACCCGCTAAGGATAGCATGTTAGCCTTCCACCCCGCTAACTTTTGCTTCactttatccaaaataaaattgaagtcCTGAGCAGAGGTTCTCGAGTGCTTAATAGGGAATCCCAAGTACTTACCAAGGTTGGGAGTGGAGTTGAAGCCTAAAATGTCACAAAGCGACTCTCGGGTATCCCTATCCACATTAGGGGAGAAGTACACTTTAGACTTAGACTCACTTATAGATTGCCCCGAAGAACTACAAAAATCATCAATAACATCCCTAATAGCACCACAATTTATATGATCTGCCCTAGCAAAAAACACcaaatcatctgcaaaaaacagATGAGAAAAGGCCGGTCCACTCCGGGACGCCTTAATTGGCTGCCATAGCTTTAATCTGCATTTTTCTTGAATGAGCTGCCCAAGAAGCTCCATACATAATATAAACAGATACGGGGACAGCGGGTCAccttgtctaatccctctcgaAGGGTAAATTTGTTCTAAGGCTTCTCCATTGAATAAAATTGAAGTGGAAACTGTAGAAACACAACTCATTATAATCTCAATGATGTCCGAAGGGAAATTAAACCTAATCAGCATATCCCTTATGAAACTCCACTCAAGTTTGTCATAAGCCTTCTCCAAGTCAATCTTTATTGCCATATAACCCACTTTGCCTCTCTTTTTACTCAAAGTGTGAATAATCTCTTGAACAATGATTGCATTGTCGATGCCCTTTCTTCCTGGGACAAAAGCTGTCTGCAGGGGGGAAATAAGCTTGTCCAAATGAGGTCTCAGTCTAGCAACTATGGTTTTTGTCACAATCTTATAAACAGTGTTGCATAGACTTATAGGTCTAAAATTACCTAAAGTCTCTGGGCCTTGGATTTTTGGAATAAGAGCTATATGAGTTTGGTTCAAGTATGTAGGAATTTTCCTTTCCCTAAAAACTCTCTGCACTTCCTCAATAACTGATTTGCCTACAATCAGCCAGAACCTTTGGTAAAACCCAGCATGAAGCCCATCCGGCCCCGGAGCTTTAAAGGCTTTCAAGGACCAAAGGGCTGCCTTTATCTCCTCCTCCGTAACACCCCCACTAATGCTGTCCCTATCCTCATCCGAAAATCTGATCTGCCATTGAGAAACTGAAGGTGGCTGCCGCGGAACCAAACACAGGGAGGAAGTGTAAACATCACTAAACCCCCTTCTCACGAACTCCTTCACTTCATTTTCATCACTAATCCACTCCCCCATATAGTTTTTGATTGCTCTAATCTggttcctttttcttcttactAGAGTTGAGACATGATAAAATGTTGTGTTCCTATCCCCTTGAATAAGCCAATTAACCCGGGATTTAAGGGCCCAAAGCTCCTCCTCTTGGCTTAGCACAGTCTCAAACTCCTTCAAAAGCTCATTCTCAAGGTTGAGAAGGAAAGAAGAAGGCCTAACAGAAACTGCCCGCTGAATACCATTCAGCCGAGCCATTAACATCTTCTTCCTAGTAAAAATGTTTCCGAACTGCTGCTTGTTCCAATTCGTGGCATCCTTGGCAAAACTTTCTATCGCATTCATAAGGCCATTAGCTTGACCCCACGCTTGAGTAACCACCTTAGGGAAGGAGGGATCTGTCAACCAgcaagtttgaaatttgaaaggttTAGGCCTGCCTAAGTGCACTCTAGGAACCACTTCTAGTAATACAGGACAGTGATCCGAGTGACATCTAGTGAGATGCACCACTCTGGCGTCGGGGTAAAGCAGGCACCAACTTGgattaacaaaaaatctatCGATTCTTTCTTGAATTAGAGCTTGAACTTCCCTTTTGTTTGTCCAGGTAAACCGGGGTCCCGAAAATCCAATATCTATCATGTTTACATGTGCCTTAATaaaccatattaaaaaaaagttttaaatcctattaaaaagaaaaattaaaaccaCTTTTACAAtgaatataaaaagttgtcaccTAATTTAATCCGCAGGAGCACTTGTTAACATTTTCATGTATTCCAGTTTTGCTAACGAATAATATTCTTTATGTTTACTGTCTAAACAAATCACGAAACCCCATAAAAAATCTATCTAAAAGCAAACTAGAATATGCTTATTATCTAAACAAATCACGAAACCCAATAGAAAAATCTATCTAGAAACAATCTAGAATAGTACTATTGTCGAGGAGTGCCTTGAATGTGACTTATAGAAGTGCCCACAAGTGTATGGTTCTGGTGGAGTATCAAGTATCAATCTAATCTAAACAGTTATAACagggacaaattttttttattggtcgCAAAAGTTAGTGCTTCAATTAAGAAATTTGCCATATCCTCAGAGTTCCAAAATTTTCGTgcactgataaaaaaaaatacaggaaagataaaataaaattacaacacGTTATTTCTGTGAGAGTAGTAGTGGTCAGGTTGGTGGATtaacaaacaaataataataatttttttgagaaaacaaataataattattattctgTCAATCTTTGTCGAATCAGATAGGTAGATAAgctaaattttagatttaaatttaaaatttatatatatatatatatatatatttggcaaGGTAGATTAACAAACCTGAATACCGTTGGGCGAGTTGGCCGCCGTGAGGACTCGGACCTGTGACTCGGTTTCCGGCAAGGTCTTGGGCTCGAAGATTCGAACCGAGGCGAGTCTAGGAGCGCTTTTCAAAAGTGAGAACTTGAACGAGTTTTGGTCCAATGGACTGTGCAAAAAAAGATCCGAATTCGGATACACTTTAAGAATCTTCTCCACAATGGACGGTCCGGTTAGCTCGAACCTCCGGGCCccaccaaccaaacaaaccGCCATTCTTGACCGATCCAACTCGTCCTTCCTCTTCCTCCACCACGACTGAGTCCCCGCCGAGTTTGTCCCATTTATCACCGAAGAATTCGAATTGTCGACCTGCGGTGGTGGCGAAAAGGCGTGGCTGATGATAAAGTCTCGGAGAGGGGCAAAAGAGGAAAAGGGATTGTTGGGtgtggaggagagagaaatgaagagaaaaagagagataggTGGGAttatcaaaaagagaaaacgCCAATCAAGATCTGAAACCCATCTCGAAATATGCATGGTGACGATGTTTTTATGGTTGTTTATCATCTCTGATTCTTTTCATGGTATTTCCAGGATCTTCCCAAACAAGAGAAATTTTTAagaatgaaggaaaatgaaTTCCTTGggattgcttttttattttcccgGACGAGTTGGTTTTTCTTGGGTGATGAGGAAGATGGCAAAGTCTTTTGGCGTGAGCCGTGAATGGGGTTTTTAGTTAAGCTGGGAACAATTGTGCTTCATCAAGGGTACTTTCGGAATTATGTATTCAATGCTTTCTCATAAAGTAATACCGAAACCGCTTCTGAATTCTGAACTTACAAAACTGGTAATTACTTTTGATGAATGTGATTACTATTTTTAATCAtgatccatttttattttttatttttttttatagggatccatttttaatttaATCCTTAAAATGTACGAACTTTGAGGTGGACcccctcaaaaaataaaaataaaaactgtgaGGTGGAAGAATTTTGACGACATTCTtatattcctttattttattttattttatttatttatttacacgTTATGGGTGTAGTTGTTTTCATGACAGGTTAAGAATGATAATTTTGATATAATAAATTAAGAATGAACAATTACACATTCTTGATATCGTGTAATATCCATAAAAATACTACATAGCTTCGAGAGTGGCCTTAGGGGAGGTAGAGTACTACATGCCTCTACCATTTTCTGTCAGCAGTGATGTCAAATTAGATCGGAAGTCAGAAAACCTTATTTATttaagtgtgtatatatatttgtttagcacttattttttgagtaattcaaatgaacattttttaataaatacagtaattatcaaattttatatatatttttggttttggcaAGGTTTGACTTCTAATATCTCCTCCTAAATGACTATTGACTTTATCAATATATGTATAAATGACTATTGACTTTATCAATCTATGTATATGTGGGGCACGACAGTTT
This DNA window, taken from Quercus robur chromosome 2, dhQueRobu3.1, whole genome shotgun sequence, encodes the following:
- the LOC126712541 gene encoding uncharacterized protein LOC126712541; protein product: MINNHKNIVTMHISRWVSDLDWRFLFLIIPPISLFLFISLSSTPNNPFSSFAPLRDFIISHAFSPPPQVDNSNSSVINGTNSAGTQSWWRKRKDELDRSRMAVCLVGGARRFELTGPSIVEKILKVYPNSDLFLHSPLDQNSFKFSLLKSAPRLASVRIFEPKTLPETESQVRVLTAANSPNGIQGLLQYFNLVEGCLTMIKAYQEEKNFKYDWIVRTRVDGYWNAPLDPRNFVPGKYLVPPGSTFGGLNDRLGIGDFNTSTVALSRLALIPKLDSAGYHQLNSEASFKFQLSTLGVPYIAKRLPFCIVSDRKYSFPPSPYGVPVAAISSPGPLSGAKCRPCTPACQDKCVANVMLSLYKGWSWTNWRNGALQLCDAHGDWEKGWEKIFDRVAGKKLAESRKRVKKMKLKQCVDDFEEMKKKRSGSWESPEVEVMCRVGLGLGPK